The genomic region AAATGGTCCAACGAAGCCTCCGTCTTCACTGAGCTGCTTTACCTAGGCCTCACCACCTTCCTCGGAAATCGCACCCTGGGCGAGGAATACACCGACGTAATCCAGATCGAAGATGACACCCACCGCTTGCCCTCCCTGGCTCGTCGCTCCGGCTACATCCTCTCCAGCGTCCTCTTGCCCTACATCCTCAACCGCTTCCTCCCCCTCTTCCGCAAACGCCTCCGGTCCAAATTGGAAGTAACCCTAACAAAAGCCCACCGCCGCCGCGTATCCTCCCCAACCAGGCAAAAAGCCCCACCAACCAAATCAGCCCAACTGCAGGAATACATCCTCAAAAACCTCGACAGCATCACCTCACCCGCGCCCTTCTACGCCGCCAGCCTCGCAATCTTCTACTTCAGCGGCGCCTACTACCAACTCTCCAAGCGCCTCTTCGGCCTCCGCTACATTTTCACCCGCAAACTAACCGAATCCGACCaacgcgccggctacgaaGTCCTCGGCGTACTCCTAATCGTCCAAATGGTCGTGCAAGGATACCTGCACCTCCAATCAACCTACCAAACCGTCCAACTCGCCCCGGGCCCCTCTGACCCCGCCTCATCCCAACTCCTCAACGGCGGCAGCGCCATCATCGACGAAGGAATCGAACTAGGAGTCGAAAACCATTTCAACACCCCGCTCCTCTTCGAAGCGCATAGCCAAGGCAACGATCCAGAAGTCATCAAGCAGCGGGTTGCGAAAGTAACGCATACGCCCATGTTGAAAGGGGGCGGGCATAGGTATGATTTGAAGGATGGGGAGGTGATGCAGTGGATTGAGGGGAGCCAGTCGAGGAAGTGTACGCTTTGTTTGGAGGCCATGAAGGATCCGAGCGTGACGACGTGTGGACATGTGTTTTGTTGGACGTGTGTGACTGATTGGTTAAGGGAGCAGCCGATGTGTCCGTTGTGTAGACAGGGGGCTTTGGTGCAGCATGTGTTGCCTTTGCGAGGGTGAGAACGGAGGGGACACGTGAACAAGACATTTGCGGAGAAGAATTGTGATTCTCTCTTCTTCAGTAGCTGATATCCAGCTACGATCTTCATGTCCATTATGCATTATGCATTATCAATTCACTCATCCCTCAATCTATGTTCCCCCTTCCACGTTCCACGTTCCACATTCCACATTCCTCATCTAACGTGATGCGGCAGGAACAATGGCGGCCTCGCCGGGCACGAAATAATCATCCGCAAGAATCTCTCTCATCATCTCATCATCTTCATCAAACACCCACACTCCTCCCACGCGCTCTCAATACACTCAGACCATTACTCTCGATCCTCGCCGGAGCCGTGTTCGCCCTCCTCCTCAAACCCTCGATCCTCGCCTTGATGCCCTCCATGATAGGTTGCCACCCGATGACTCCGAAGCTGGTCGTGCCACCCGCTCCGTCCTCTTTCGTGAGCAAGTTGTACGTCCCATCCAGACCCTGGAGATGCGCCTGGAGCGAGCGTCTCCTCTCACGAACTCGCGTGCGGGTACGGCTGCGGGAGCGACTTCGGGAGCGTTGTTGTCGGTACTTGCTATTATTACCACCGAACATTAGCTCGAGGTGTTTATTAATGCGTGATGAAGAGGAGATCGGGATCGTTGGGTCGCGATTCTCAGCTTGTTGATTAGATGAGGAGGAGAAGTTCTACTTCTTCATGTTCTCGATTGCGTCGCTTCCTAGACTCGGGCGGGATCTGGGTCGGGAGGCTGGTCCGGCGCTGTTGCGCTTCAAGAGTCGTTCGCGTTCTTTCATGGCGG from Fulvia fulva chromosome 10, complete sequence harbors:
- a CDS encoding Peroxisome biogenesis factor 10; its protein translation is MSDHVHDRGRSLTTESSSPTFNYPWAAAPDIIRSNQKDAYFQSVLLTQLSSVIRSLYGTRSEHKWSNEASVFTELLYLGLTTFLGNRTLGEEYTDVIQIEDDTHRLPSLARRSGYILSSVLLPYILNRFLPLFRKRLRSKLEVTLTKAHRRRVSSPTRQKAPPTKSAQLQEYILKNLDSITSPAPFYAASLAIFYFSGAYYQLSKRLFGLRYIFTRKLTESDQRAGYEVLGVLLIVQMVVQGYLHLQSTYQTVQLAPGPSDPASSQLLNGGSAIIDEGIELGVENHFNTPLLFEAHSQGNDPEVIKQRVAKVTHTPMLKGGGHRYDLKDGEVMQWIEGSQSRKCTLCLEAMKDPSVTTCGHVFCWTCVTDWLREQPMCPLCRQGALVQHVLPLRG